From one Rhodamnia argentea isolate NSW1041297 chromosome 1, ASM2092103v1, whole genome shotgun sequence genomic stretch:
- the LOC115728217 gene encoding uncharacterized protein LOC115728217 isoform X2, which yields MDSPPNYSRPYQLRSGYEPSDTETEWQENPRREQRQNDDDLEFGGPKVDLSRPRNITPLKLSRRQPSFGGPSPKKETEAASVRRRHSSKSPYKPRRDNGNALSPIGGSDACRNVSPLSKPEHWRHISPYRPGREENANDENEITSSNRNSNRRTRSRDDREGHLQLLDLSRVSLKSNYGQRSVTAPKQRARDREQHNNSKGERTLSPLERNVIQKQREASPLRKPSVGEINEMVANLKLYRGPATATTFESTDSISPGDIFFSRDDTALAFQKNVFPRNDGQETRFVPPPKTVPHRDVSHQRVRSNGGSDNNPQGSASSLRASRTTPNSNSNISRQSSNRNSTVSSKMSDFSAGTTDSIKKFTANRRKSQTETWFACMRKGSCRTSKSPEPTRAFDEASFIEKAFVVENLRQFWADKHQPHSLDGFSCHKQEAQLLKKLVSNDVCPHILLKGPSGSGKRALTMALLHEIYGDQSWNVTHELRSFHIQEKRPTQVIIPLASSAHHVELNAHKEANSRIALMALVKEISSNHAIIPEVSHAGFKADHKVIVLYEIDKAAENVQHLIKWIIDCYSDSCKLILCCEDDGTILESVKNRCKVIKVDAPITHEIMEILIQIARKEDFELPMSFAAKIATKSRQNLRKAIMALEACKAHNYPFIDNQPIPLGWEEVLVELTAEILADPTQKRLFFVRGKIQKLLVDFVHPKLILLQKLAEQFLKAVEAGSKRDLYYWHAYYDKRLPTGTTALLKLEGNRKS from the exons ATGGATAGTCCTCCCAATTATAGCAGGCCCTATCAGCTGAGAAGCGGTTACGAGCCGTCCGATACAGAGACGGAGTGGCAGGAAAATCCGCGGCGGGAGCAGAGACAGAACGACGACGATTTGGAGTTTGGAGGTCCGAAAGTTGATTTGAGCCGGCCCAGGAACATTACCCCACTGAAACTGAGCCGCAGGCAACCTTCCTTCGGTGGGCCTTCTCCTAAAAAGGAAACTGAAGCCGCTTCAGTTCGACGGAGACACAGCAGTAAGTCGCCGTACAAGCCGAGAAGAGATAATGGAAATGCTCTTTCTCCGATAGGTGGATCAGATGCATGCAGAAATGTCAGCCCTTTATCAAAACCCGAGCACTGGAGGCATATTTCTCCTTATAGGCcgggaagagaagaaaatgcaaatgatgaaaatgagaTTACAAGCTCAAACAGGAATTCAAATCGTAGAACACGATCAAGGGATGATAGGGAAGGCCATCTGCAGCTCCTTGATCTGAGTAGAGTAAGTTTGAAATCAAACTACGGTCAGCGATCTGTTACTGCACCGAAACAGAGAGCAAGGGACAGGGAACAGCATAACAACTCAAAGGGAGAGCGGACCCTGTCACCATTGGAAAGAAATGTAATTCAGAAACAGCGGGAAGCTTCTCCCTTGAGAAAACCTTCTGTTGGTGAGATAAATGAAATGGTAGCAAATTTAAAACTCTATAGAGGTCCCGCTACTGCTACTACTTTTGAAAGCACAGATTCCATATCACCTGGCGATATCTTCTTTTCTCGGGACGACACAGCTTTGGCTTTTCAGAAGAATGTCTTCCCAAGAAATGATGGGCAGGAGACACGTTTTGTTCCACCACCCAAAACTGTTCCACATAGGGATGTTTCTCATCAACGGGTGAGATCAAATGGTGGCTCTGACAATAATCCACAAGGGAGTGCATCTAGTTTGAGGGCATCAAGGACGACCCCAAATTCAAATTCCAACATAAGTAGGCAAAGCAGCAACAGAAATAGCACTGTGAGTAGTAAGATGAGTGACTTCAGTGCTGGAACAACTGATAGTATTAAGAAATTTACAGCCAACCGCAGGAAGAGCCAGACAGAAACATGGTTTGCTTGTATGAGGAAAGGGTCTTGTAGAACCTCAAAATCACCTGAACCAACTAGAGCCTTTGATGAAGCCTCCTTCATTGAGAAGGCATTTGTGGTAGAAAACCTAAGGCAGTTTTGGGCTGATAAGCATCAACCTCATTCTCTCGATGGATTCAGTTGCCACAAACAGGAAGCACAACTTCTTAAGAAATTA GTGTCAAATGATGTTTGCCCCCATATTTTGTTGAAGGGTCCTTCTGGATCTGGGAAAAGGGCATTAACAATGGCCCTTTTACATGAGATATACGGTGACCAATCTTGGAAT GTAACTCACGAGTTACGATCCTTCCATATCCAG GAGAAAAGGCCTACTCAAGTAATTATTCCGCTGGCATCCAGCGCTCATCATGTGGAACTGAATGCACATAAAGAAGCCAATTCCAGAATTGCACTAATGGCTTTAGTTAAGGAAATTAGTAGCAATCATGCAATCATCCCTGAAGTCAGTCATGCAGGTTTTAAGGCAGATCATAAAG TAATAGTACTCTATGAGATTGACAAAGCAGCAGAAAATGTGCAACACTTGATCAAGTGGATAATCGACTGCTATTCGGATTCTTGTAAACTTATACTTTGCTGTGAGGATGATGGGACTATTCTTGAATCAGTGAAAAACCGCTGCAAAGTCATCAAGGTTGATGCTCCAATCACTCATGAG ATTATGGAGATTCTCATCCAAATAGCAAGGAAGGAAGACTTTGAATTACCAATGAGCTTTGCTGCCAAGATAGCCACCAAATCGAGACAGAACCTCAGAAAAGCTATTATGGCTCTTGAAGCCTGCAAAGCACACAA CTATCCTTTCATAGATAACCAACCAATTCCATTGGGTTGGGAAGAGGTACTAGTGGAACTTACTGCCGAAATTCTGGCTGACCCAACTCAAAAGAG ATTATTCTTTGTAAGGGGAAAGATTCAGAAACTTCTGGTGGATTTCGTGCACCCCAAACTGATACTCCT GCAGAAGCTTGCAGAACAGTTTTTGAAGGCGGTAGAGGCTGGTTCTAAGAGGGACCTCTACTATTGGCATGCTTATTAT GATAAAAGACTACCAACTGGGACGACTGCTTTACTGAAATTAGAAGGTAATAGAAAGAGTTGA
- the LOC125313911 gene encoding pentatricopeptide repeat-containing protein At5g66520-like, producing the protein MALQPLSLLEVCSTMDELEQIHASMYKRGLVSEPIPLSRLLAFCSSPKSGDIKYAQKLFNKASSRNTFMWNAMIRGYSHSTEPEQALLLYSEMIRNSVPHNTHTLPFLLRACSKLPSSEGTMQIHARVVKMGFGSDVFAINTLLHAYAAFDRMEIACLLFDQAPRRDIVSWNTMIDGYAKCGEVGIAFKLFKEMPERTVVSWTTMISGFVKVGMNKEALKLFRDMLIAGVKPDNVALLSSLSACAHLGAVDQGRWIHTYIDRNQIRIDPELDCALIDMYGKCGHMEEALGVFTKSKNKCVSIWTAAISGFAIHGQAREAMDFYMQMQKAGIKPNSITLTAILTACSHSGLVHEGKSIFKSITSVHSLNPTIEHYGCLVDLLGRAGLLKEAKEVIETMPIKPNAAIWGALLNVCKKHANVKLGKLIGKKLIEVDPGHGGRYIHAASIFAESGEWDEAVRIRRMMKEKGIRKFPGCSSITINGSVHEFFAGDGKHPQLKEIHQMWRQIVERLELEGYRPEVGNSLLYLEDEEKEVAIHQHSEKLAIAFGLISTKPGTIIQVFKNLRICEDCHVVTKMISKIYSREIVMRDRSRFHLFRDGICTCGDFW; encoded by the coding sequence ATGGCTTTGCAACCTCTTTCTCTCCTCGAGGTCTGTTCGACCATGGACGAACTAGAGCAGATTCATGCAAGTATGTATAAAAGAGGACTTGTTTCGGAGCCCATCCCTTTAAGCAGACTTCTCGCTTTCTGCAGCTCACCGAAATCCGGTGATATCAAATATGCACAAAAGTTGTTCAACAAGGCTAGCAGTCGAAATACCTTCATGTGGAATGCAATGATCAGAGGATACTCCCACAGCACAGAACCAGAACAAGCCCTTCTTCTGTACAGTGAGATGATAAGGAATTCAGTCCCACACAATACCCACACCTTACCTTTCCTACTCAGAGCCTGTTCTAAGTTGCCATCCTCGGAGGGGACAATGCAAATCCATGCTCGAGTTGTGAAAAtgggatttggctcggatgtctTTGCCATCAACACCCTGCTCCATGCATATGCCGCGTTTGACAGAATGGAAATTGCATGCCTCCTCTTCGACCAGGCTCCTAGACGAGACATCGTGTCGTGGAATACAATGATCGATGGATATGCTAAGTGTGGTGAAGTGGGGATAGCTTTCAAACTGTTCAAAGAAATGCCGGAGAGAACTGTAGTCTCATGGACGACGATGATATCTGGCTTCGTGAAAGTGGGAATGAACAAGGAGGCCTTAAAACTGTTTCGGGATATGCTTATTGCAGGTGTTAAACCTGACAATGTAGCTCTGTTAAGTTCACTTTCAGCATGTGCACATCTTGGAGCAGTGGATCAAGGCAGATGGATTCACACATATATCGACAGGAACCAGATACGAATAGACCCAGAGCTGGACTGTGCACTGATAGACATGTACGGCAAATGCGGTCACATGGAAGAAGCTTTAGGAGTTTTCACTAAATCGAAGAACAAATGTGTCTCCATATGGACAGCAGCAATTTCTGGTTTTGCAATTCATGGACAGGCAAGAGAAGCAATGGATTTCTATATGCAAATGCAGAAAGCAGGGATCAAGCCAAATTCGATCACTCTTACTGCAATTTTGACTGCATGCAGCCACTCAGGACTGGTTCATGAAGGAAAATCAATCTTCAAGAGCATAACGTCAGTTCACAGCTTGAACCCAACAATTGAGCATTATGGTTGCTTAGTTGACCTCCTTGGCCGAGCAGGGTTGCTGAAGGAAGCCAAAGAGGTGATTGAGACAATGCCCATCAAGCCAAATGCTGCCATTTGGGGAGCACTCCTCAATGTCTGCAAAAAGCACGCTAATGTCAAGTTAGGAAAACTGATTGGGAAGAAACTGATTGAAGTAGACCCTGGACATGGTGGTCGATATATTCATGCAGCGAGTATTTTTGCAGAATCAGGGGAATGGGATGAAGCGGTGAGAATAAGAAGAAtgatgaaagaaaaaggaataagaaAATTTCCAGGGTGCAGCAGCATTACCATAAACGGGTCTGTTCACGAATTTTTTGCTGGTGACGGTAAACACCCGCAACTTAAGGAGATTCACCAGATGTGGCGTCAGATAGTGGAGAGACTCGAACTAGAGGGATACAGACCTGAAGTTGGGAATTCGCTCCTTTATCTTGAGGATGAGGAAAAAGAGGTAGCCATTCATCAGCACAGTGAGAAGCTGGCAATTGCATTTGGGTTAATCAGCACCAAACCGGGGACAATCATTCAAGTCTTTAAAAACCTTCGTATTTGTGAGGACTGCCATGTAGTAACGAAAATGATCTCCAAGATTTACTCTAGGGAGATAGTCATGCGGGATAGAAGTCGTTTCCATCTGTTCAGAGATGGAATATGTACTTGTGGGGACTTCTGGTGA
- the LOC115728217 gene encoding uncharacterized protein LOC115728217 isoform X1, with product MDSPPNYSRPYQLRSGYEPSDTETEWQENPRREQRQNDDDLEFGGPKVDLSRPRNITPLKLSRRQPSFGGPSPKKETEAASVRRRHSSKSPYKPRRDNGNALSPIGGSDACRNVSPLSKPEHWRHISPYRPGREENANDENEITSSNRNSNRRTRSRDDREGHLQLLDLSRVSLKSNYGQRSVTAPKQRARDREQHNNSKGERTLSPLERNVIQKQREASPLRKPSVGEINEMVANLKLYRGPATATTFESTDSISPGDIFFSRDDTALAFQKNVFPRNDGQETRFVPPPKTVPHRDVSHQRVRSNGGSDNNPQGSASSLRASRTTPNSNSNISRQSSNRNSTVSSKMSDFSAGTTDSIKKFTANRRKSQTETWFACMRKGSCRTSKSPEPTRAFDEASFIEKAFVVENLRQFWADKHQPHSLDGFSCHKQEAQLLKKLVSNDVCPHILLKGPSGSGKRALTMALLHEIYGDQSWNVTHELRSFHIQEKRPTQVIIPLASSAHHVELNAHKEANSRIALMALVKEISSNHAIIPEVSHAGFKADHKVIVLYEIDKAAENVQHLIKWIIDCYSDSCKLILCCEDDGTILESVKNRCKVIKVDAPITHEIMEILIQIARKEDFELPMSFAAKIATKSRQNLRKAIMALEACKAHNYPFIDNQPIPLGWEEVLVELTAEILADPTQKRLFFVRGKIQKLLVDFVHPKLILLKLAEQFLKAVEAGSKRDLYYWHAYYDKRLPTGTTALLKLEEFVAKFMSIYRKSSGRSLCV from the exons ATGGATAGTCCTCCCAATTATAGCAGGCCCTATCAGCTGAGAAGCGGTTACGAGCCGTCCGATACAGAGACGGAGTGGCAGGAAAATCCGCGGCGGGAGCAGAGACAGAACGACGACGATTTGGAGTTTGGAGGTCCGAAAGTTGATTTGAGCCGGCCCAGGAACATTACCCCACTGAAACTGAGCCGCAGGCAACCTTCCTTCGGTGGGCCTTCTCCTAAAAAGGAAACTGAAGCCGCTTCAGTTCGACGGAGACACAGCAGTAAGTCGCCGTACAAGCCGAGAAGAGATAATGGAAATGCTCTTTCTCCGATAGGTGGATCAGATGCATGCAGAAATGTCAGCCCTTTATCAAAACCCGAGCACTGGAGGCATATTTCTCCTTATAGGCcgggaagagaagaaaatgcaaatgatgaaaatgagaTTACAAGCTCAAACAGGAATTCAAATCGTAGAACACGATCAAGGGATGATAGGGAAGGCCATCTGCAGCTCCTTGATCTGAGTAGAGTAAGTTTGAAATCAAACTACGGTCAGCGATCTGTTACTGCACCGAAACAGAGAGCAAGGGACAGGGAACAGCATAACAACTCAAAGGGAGAGCGGACCCTGTCACCATTGGAAAGAAATGTAATTCAGAAACAGCGGGAAGCTTCTCCCTTGAGAAAACCTTCTGTTGGTGAGATAAATGAAATGGTAGCAAATTTAAAACTCTATAGAGGTCCCGCTACTGCTACTACTTTTGAAAGCACAGATTCCATATCACCTGGCGATATCTTCTTTTCTCGGGACGACACAGCTTTGGCTTTTCAGAAGAATGTCTTCCCAAGAAATGATGGGCAGGAGACACGTTTTGTTCCACCACCCAAAACTGTTCCACATAGGGATGTTTCTCATCAACGGGTGAGATCAAATGGTGGCTCTGACAATAATCCACAAGGGAGTGCATCTAGTTTGAGGGCATCAAGGACGACCCCAAATTCAAATTCCAACATAAGTAGGCAAAGCAGCAACAGAAATAGCACTGTGAGTAGTAAGATGAGTGACTTCAGTGCTGGAACAACTGATAGTATTAAGAAATTTACAGCCAACCGCAGGAAGAGCCAGACAGAAACATGGTTTGCTTGTATGAGGAAAGGGTCTTGTAGAACCTCAAAATCACCTGAACCAACTAGAGCCTTTGATGAAGCCTCCTTCATTGAGAAGGCATTTGTGGTAGAAAACCTAAGGCAGTTTTGGGCTGATAAGCATCAACCTCATTCTCTCGATGGATTCAGTTGCCACAAACAGGAAGCACAACTTCTTAAGAAATTA GTGTCAAATGATGTTTGCCCCCATATTTTGTTGAAGGGTCCTTCTGGATCTGGGAAAAGGGCATTAACAATGGCCCTTTTACATGAGATATACGGTGACCAATCTTGGAAT GTAACTCACGAGTTACGATCCTTCCATATCCAG GAGAAAAGGCCTACTCAAGTAATTATTCCGCTGGCATCCAGCGCTCATCATGTGGAACTGAATGCACATAAAGAAGCCAATTCCAGAATTGCACTAATGGCTTTAGTTAAGGAAATTAGTAGCAATCATGCAATCATCCCTGAAGTCAGTCATGCAGGTTTTAAGGCAGATCATAAAG TAATAGTACTCTATGAGATTGACAAAGCAGCAGAAAATGTGCAACACTTGATCAAGTGGATAATCGACTGCTATTCGGATTCTTGTAAACTTATACTTTGCTGTGAGGATGATGGGACTATTCTTGAATCAGTGAAAAACCGCTGCAAAGTCATCAAGGTTGATGCTCCAATCACTCATGAG ATTATGGAGATTCTCATCCAAATAGCAAGGAAGGAAGACTTTGAATTACCAATGAGCTTTGCTGCCAAGATAGCCACCAAATCGAGACAGAACCTCAGAAAAGCTATTATGGCTCTTGAAGCCTGCAAAGCACACAA CTATCCTTTCATAGATAACCAACCAATTCCATTGGGTTGGGAAGAGGTACTAGTGGAACTTACTGCCGAAATTCTGGCTGACCCAACTCAAAAGAG ATTATTCTTTGTAAGGGGAAAGATTCAGAAACTTCTGGTGGATTTCGTGCACCCCAAACTGATACTCCTG AAGCTTGCAGAACAGTTTTTGAAGGCGGTAGAGGCTGGTTCTAAGAGGGACCTCTACTATTGGCATGCTTATTAT GATAAAAGACTACCAACTGGGACGACTGCTTTACTGAAATTAGAAG AGTTCGTGGCCAAGTTCATGAGCATATACAGGAAAAGTTCCGGCAGAAGTCTCTGTGTATAA
- the LOC115728217 gene encoding uncharacterized protein LOC115728217 isoform X3 codes for MDSPPNYSRPYQLRSGYEPSDTETEWQENPRREQRQNDDDLEFGGPKVDLSRPRNITPLKLSRRQPSFGGPSPKKETEAASVRRRHSSKSPYKPRRDNGNALSPIGGSDACRNVSPLSKPEHWRHISPYRPGREENANDENEITSSNRNSNRRTRSRDDREGHLQLLDLSRVSLKSNYGQRSVTAPKQRARDREQHNNSKGERTLSPLERNVIQKQREASPLRKPSVGEINEMVANLKLYRGPATATTFESTDSISPGDIFFSRDDTALAFQKNVFPRNDGQETRFVPPPKTVPHRDVSHQRVRSNGGSDNNPQGSASSLRASRTTPNSNSNISRQSSNRNSTVSSKMSDFSAGTTDSIKKFTANRRKSQTETWFACMRKGSCRTSKSPEPTRAFDEASFIEKAFVVENLRQFWADKHQPHSLDGFSCHKQEAQLLKKLVSNDVCPHILLKGPSGSGKRALTMALLHEIYGDQSWNVTHELRSFHIQEKRPTQVIIPLASSAHHVELNAHKEANSRIALMALVKEISSNHAIIPEVSHAGFKADHKVIVLYEIDKAAENVQHLIKWIIDCYSDSCKLILCCEDDGTILESVKNRCKVIKVDAPITHEIMEILIQIARKEDFELPMSFAAKIATKSRQNLRKAIMALEACKAHKKRY; via the exons ATGGATAGTCCTCCCAATTATAGCAGGCCCTATCAGCTGAGAAGCGGTTACGAGCCGTCCGATACAGAGACGGAGTGGCAGGAAAATCCGCGGCGGGAGCAGAGACAGAACGACGACGATTTGGAGTTTGGAGGTCCGAAAGTTGATTTGAGCCGGCCCAGGAACATTACCCCACTGAAACTGAGCCGCAGGCAACCTTCCTTCGGTGGGCCTTCTCCTAAAAAGGAAACTGAAGCCGCTTCAGTTCGACGGAGACACAGCAGTAAGTCGCCGTACAAGCCGAGAAGAGATAATGGAAATGCTCTTTCTCCGATAGGTGGATCAGATGCATGCAGAAATGTCAGCCCTTTATCAAAACCCGAGCACTGGAGGCATATTTCTCCTTATAGGCcgggaagagaagaaaatgcaaatgatgaaaatgagaTTACAAGCTCAAACAGGAATTCAAATCGTAGAACACGATCAAGGGATGATAGGGAAGGCCATCTGCAGCTCCTTGATCTGAGTAGAGTAAGTTTGAAATCAAACTACGGTCAGCGATCTGTTACTGCACCGAAACAGAGAGCAAGGGACAGGGAACAGCATAACAACTCAAAGGGAGAGCGGACCCTGTCACCATTGGAAAGAAATGTAATTCAGAAACAGCGGGAAGCTTCTCCCTTGAGAAAACCTTCTGTTGGTGAGATAAATGAAATGGTAGCAAATTTAAAACTCTATAGAGGTCCCGCTACTGCTACTACTTTTGAAAGCACAGATTCCATATCACCTGGCGATATCTTCTTTTCTCGGGACGACACAGCTTTGGCTTTTCAGAAGAATGTCTTCCCAAGAAATGATGGGCAGGAGACACGTTTTGTTCCACCACCCAAAACTGTTCCACATAGGGATGTTTCTCATCAACGGGTGAGATCAAATGGTGGCTCTGACAATAATCCACAAGGGAGTGCATCTAGTTTGAGGGCATCAAGGACGACCCCAAATTCAAATTCCAACATAAGTAGGCAAAGCAGCAACAGAAATAGCACTGTGAGTAGTAAGATGAGTGACTTCAGTGCTGGAACAACTGATAGTATTAAGAAATTTACAGCCAACCGCAGGAAGAGCCAGACAGAAACATGGTTTGCTTGTATGAGGAAAGGGTCTTGTAGAACCTCAAAATCACCTGAACCAACTAGAGCCTTTGATGAAGCCTCCTTCATTGAGAAGGCATTTGTGGTAGAAAACCTAAGGCAGTTTTGGGCTGATAAGCATCAACCTCATTCTCTCGATGGATTCAGTTGCCACAAACAGGAAGCACAACTTCTTAAGAAATTA GTGTCAAATGATGTTTGCCCCCATATTTTGTTGAAGGGTCCTTCTGGATCTGGGAAAAGGGCATTAACAATGGCCCTTTTACATGAGATATACGGTGACCAATCTTGGAAT GTAACTCACGAGTTACGATCCTTCCATATCCAG GAGAAAAGGCCTACTCAAGTAATTATTCCGCTGGCATCCAGCGCTCATCATGTGGAACTGAATGCACATAAAGAAGCCAATTCCAGAATTGCACTAATGGCTTTAGTTAAGGAAATTAGTAGCAATCATGCAATCATCCCTGAAGTCAGTCATGCAGGTTTTAAGGCAGATCATAAAG TAATAGTACTCTATGAGATTGACAAAGCAGCAGAAAATGTGCAACACTTGATCAAGTGGATAATCGACTGCTATTCGGATTCTTGTAAACTTATACTTTGCTGTGAGGATGATGGGACTATTCTTGAATCAGTGAAAAACCGCTGCAAAGTCATCAAGGTTGATGCTCCAATCACTCATGAG ATTATGGAGATTCTCATCCAAATAGCAAGGAAGGAAGACTTTGAATTACCAATGAGCTTTGCTGCCAAGATAGCCACCAAATCGAGACAGAACCTCAGAAAAGCTATTATGGCTCTTGAAGCCTGCAAAGCACACAA GAAGAGGTACTAG